The genomic region tgttttgttttttccttttttttttaggattttatttatatatttataagaggaagggagggaggaagggacctTTACATGTATTTGTATCTAAATATTTCTGGTTGCTGTCCAAGTGTCTTGAAAAAAGAGGTTTAGAAAATTGTTGCTTCTCCCCTATCCCAtgctgaaattaaaagaaaacatgtacTCTTTCAAATAGTCATTGCaatactgaaaataataataataattaataataataattaataataaaagtcaaGCTTGACTCCCATGAAACTCCCTTTCAACCAGTCTAGATCAGAAAGTCATACTTAATACCCACACCAAACACCATGATGCTGGTTCCAGAACCCAATTCAGTATCCTGGTATCCAATTTTCTTCAAGTGAAGGGATGCATGAGTATGAATGACGAGACTTTTACGACTGTGGGCCTAAGAAATACTGCCATGGCTCATCCTTCGTGAAATGTGACGTTGAGAGAAATGATTGTCCACTGGAGAAGCCATATTCATAACAGCAGCAGCTGAATGAGCTAAGCAGGTAACGGTTAGCAAGGGGAGGGGCCGGAGAGAGCAGGAAGTTCTCCAAGACCACTTCTTTCCTCAGCCTTCTGTATGGCACTTTATTCAAGCATCCGGATCCTTCTGTTCTACCAGGAGCAGCAGGACTTCCAGTGGCAATTGAGATAAGCAGGCAGTAGAGTGGCAATTGAAATAAAAGGGAAGTGCTGTCCATTGATCGATAGTTGTAGATGAGTCTGAAAGGGTGACTTAGAGTTACTTGTGCTGCCCTAAGTGGCACTTAGGACTAGTGAGGAATTATTTATTAAACGTCCATGAACAAACCTGGGAGTCGCAGAAATACGTAGAATCGTGACTCCTGCAAATATCAGAATGCTTGTTAACCAGTGGGAAGGTTCCTGCAACTGTTTGGACAGAAATGCAAATGTAAGTGTGACCTCCTTTTGCGAATGAACCAGGGAAGCAAGTGATCGAAGTACGTATCATAGAGATCCAAGCATTTTACCAGATAGCAACTCTTTTCTCTATGGTTTATATGTCATTCTGGAGTCTCTGGCCTCTTGGGGATTCTATCAAAGAACTTATAGTATTACTATTATGTTACACTTGAATGCCTACTGTGTAGTGTACATGGTGCTTAAAACTGTATATACATcatatcatttaatcttcacaataacacTAGAAGTTAAACAGCATTAGTATTTGTAGAAAAACTGATATGCAGATAATTGGTAAAGTTATGGTTGGTAGCCTAGAGCCTACATCCTCAAGTACTACAATCATATCTCAGAAGtgatctttgggatccctgggtggcgcagtggtttagtgcctgcctttggcccagggcacgatcctggagacccgggatcgaatcccatgtcgggctcctggtgcatggagcctgcttctccctctgcctgtgtctctgcctctctctctctctctctctgtgactatcacaaataaataaaaattaaaaaaaaaaagtgatcttcGACATcacaaaatattgttaatatgcTTGATAACTTTTAGTTTGACATCTATGAATTGATTTCATCACTCTTCATCTCAATACCATCCTTTTCccaatatatataattatacttaATGGCAATagattatttttgagagaatacacacacacacacacacacacacacacacacggatatgTTGTTCCAAACTAGCACTTGTATTAGTTTGGATTAGTTTAGTCCAGAAAATCATACGTAAGAAAAATGCACAGGAATAAACCGTATTTGATTGCAATTTAATCAGGGGGTTAATTTCAATGGATTCTTATAGTTGCTTTTTTATCACATAAAAAGTGAGAAAACCCTTATGATTTTACAGTTACTCTATTGATTCACAATAAGATGGacaatttctgttttaaaaattgaacagtattaaattaaaatgaaagggCCACATTAAGTCTTAATCAGCAAAAGGTATcataatcaatatataaaataaatttaatgaccTTGTCTTACATCCTATGGAGAAATTATTTATACATAGGATAGCATATTTCATATGTTGAAAAGCTAAAGTGCCACTAAAATACAGAATGACACAAAGAAGAGCAGCTTATGTTGGCTACACAGATAAATCAATTCAGTTAAAGCCCAAATGCTTGACACTAGAAGCATTAATTTGAGTATTACCACTATGGAAAGATTTTTATATGGCCAGAAATAAAAGGGCAAGTTTACTACATTGTCTCagtttctaattttctaaatttccaaTTCTACCCAGCTGCTCCTAGTGGAAAACATTTTTGTGATTGTACTATTGGAAATAGGTACTTAATTGTGTTATCAGAGGACAAAAGTAAAATTGCATGTTCACAGCAAGTCATAAGTAATAACAGGATCACCACCAGTCAGAAGATACAAAGGCCGAGAGACTACTTAGAATGAAGGGCTTCAGTAGGGTGTTATGGCAAATATAAGGAGTTGGTAGGTTTGAGGATCTACATCCAGGAAATGCAGGAAATTTGATTAGGTGTAAAATTAGGAAGGCATGATAGTTTATGGTTTGAATCGAAGGACTAGAAATCCATCAGTAAAAAGGAATAGATAGGTCTGGAATATCCAGTTACGTGCGTGCAGAGAAGTGTCTAGAATGGTAATGGGATGGCAgggcagggaaaggagagagagtgaaaggCATCTGGGAATTTGATTCTGTTGAGTAGATCTGAGATTCCTTCCTCATGGTTGTAGAAGTGTTACTAAAAAGGCAATAAAGTTCTCACAGATTTAGAGCCGAGGGTAAATAAAGATGCTAGATCCTTGCAAACTTATATAAATTCTAAAAGCTCTCAAGTAAAATGTGATCAGCTGCATGACTTCCCCATTTAGTGTAGAAATAACTAGCACGTTTACTCTAATGGAATACACGAGGAGCAAAGTGTGATGGGTGTGATCTATCCTCCCTTCGTGATTGTGTTACACGGAAGCATAGAGATGTTCTTTACAAGTAAACTGATGTGATTGATAAGCTAAATGACTGATCTCTCATATTTCCAATAATACCTGAGGTACTTTTCAAGCATTTGTTTTACACTATTTGCCAGTTTGAGGCTGATGGGATAGACACCATTTTTAGCTGCAAAACACTGTTCAGATGAGGCCTTATACCATATAAGCTGATCCAGGTTGAAGCTTGGGTTTGGGACCTCCTCGAATAAAGGGCTGAGCATTCCaaaagttcattcctttttttcttttcttttttttttttttttttaaagtccactggtttaagaaacagagaaggaTCATCAAGGAATTGCTGCTAAGCTGAAAACGCTCATGTTATCTCATATCCTAAGAGGTCTGTATATTCACCATgagataaaacatttaataagaaatatcacagtgctacttatttttgtttgtattattttgctttgttttttattatatttaaaaatatagtcagACTTTTTCTGTACTGAGAGGCAGCAGTACAGCAGCAAGATACTGAAGTAGTAaccagttatttaaaaagaaatcttgaccggagtgcctgggtgactcaggcagttaagcgtcagactcctgattttggcccaggtcaggatctcggggttgtgagatggagccgtCTTCCCCTTCTCAGTGTttgtgcatgcattctctctctctctctctctctctctctctccctcaaagtaaataaataaatatttaaaaattaaaataaaaaaaataaatcttctggGGTAtgttgctggctcagtcagaagagcacgcagctcttgatctcagggtcttgagttcaagccctatattgagtataaagattaaataaataaataaacaaacaagcaaacaaataaataaataaaagcaaacttaaaaaaaaagagagagaaaatcctgattaaaaaaaagaagtcttgggatccctgggtggtgcagcggtttagcgcctgcctttggcccagggcgtgatcctggagacccggaatcgaatcccacgtcgggctcccagtgcatggagcctgcttctccctctgcctgtgtctctgcctctctctctctctctgtgactatcataaataaataaaaaaatttaaaaaaaattaaaaaaaaaaagaagtcttaagcctctgaaaaatttcaaaactgtAAGAAAGATATTGGTAAGGGACTCAGAAATGGTCCAAATGATCAAAGGCAGCATTGAATATTAAGATactttaatcaaaataaatttaatttttcaataaaagtAATTAGAAAATAATCACCTGTAATGATACACTAGTGACTTGGGCTTCAAACGATGCCACTACACAGTCCAGAGGTTATTAGCAAGGAAGAATGTTCCAATAACACATAACTCAGTTGTCATGCTATTTATTGGAAAGACGAAGGAGCATATGAACTATTTAACTgagataatttaaataaaaattaaagctaattaaaataatgtatcacCCATACGCAGGCACACCACATAGAGAAACAGCAAAAGTAGGCAGAAAAAGAGCAGTAAGAAGGTTCAAGCTAGCACGGGAGAGGCAACTGAATTCCAAACCATATTTTCCATACAAATGTAATAGATGCAAAAGCTGCCCAGAAAAATCATGCATTAGCCAGGTTTGATGGTTTCCATATCCTGAAAGGAACTGACGATGAAGGACAGAAGATCTAAAGCCCTAATCGTAGGGCTTTGAGAGTTGGTCAGCTTCCTACAAAATCCTAGAGTAACAAAGAAAGTAGTAGATGAATGTGGATATTCAAAGCAATGcaaaattaatattcattagCATATTTGTGGTGTTTGTATATAagtaaaacacacaaaataagaataaagaacaaattgattCAAGGTAGCAAATGCATTAAATATTGAGTCACAAAACTGATCGGGAGGGTATGAAAGAATATTGATTCACCCCCACTCTACACCCTTGATTTGGATGAAAAAGACTCAGTTAGATTGCACGGCCTAAATTAATAACCTAACCTACAATAAAATCATGGTGAATGACATTTTGAAATTTCCAGGGTGAAAAAACAAAGTATCTACAAATATCTTCCAGCTAATATCACTctacaaataaaaggaaaaaagtttgtCCTCAAATTTTCCTTGGCAATGCTGCATAAACTCTCAGAAgttattgttttcttaaatgagaaaacattttaacataatatttttatataaagacaaagtatcatttatgtaaaatgggaatagaaaGCCATTTTAATTTATGCAAAGAACATCATAGCTCATTTACTAAACCAGAAATACAAGGCAACTTAAtatttagaatcatttttttaaagaatcagacAATATATTGCATCAAAAAGTCAAATGCGAATATACTTTTCATATCATGCAACTTCATCCCTAGGAGATTTGCTAATGGAAACATCATTTATATACAATCTAATTGCTGTTATGGAATTCAGGATATATAGTTTGGAAATGATTCACCTACTATCATTAGGGATTTAAGTGTTCTAGTTAAGTGAATTTTCAATACccttaaaattctaaaaagtcattaattttaaatatattacatactCCACTGACTTAGTAAACAGTATTCTAATAAAATTTGGTATGTTAATAAATTTAGAATTGTCATTATGAATAGCAATTAGTATGCTCTATTACAGTGACAACTTAGGGCTGTGTGTTTAAGACCTAATTGTGAGCTGCTCTGTAAAATGTACGCACTTGGGCATATTTGGTGCTGGATGTGAGAGTCGTTTCTAGTTATGCTGCTCCCTTAAGTCCACTGTCAATTCAAGATGGGCATGCTGCTTCCTCTGTTCTCCTCAAACCTGCTGACCTCTAattctaagagaagaaaaaaaaactaacgGGTTTCACAGGCAAACAGGAaactgttatctttttaaaataagctttctaattctagaataaattttaattaacagaAAAATCACAGATACTAGAGTTCCCATCCACTGCATAcccaactttattattattattattattattattattattattattattacaacatCTGATATTATGTGGTCTTTGTGTCACAATTGATGAACAAATATTGACACAGTATTAAATAAAGTCCATACTTTTAtccagatttccttagtttttacctgtGTCCTTTTATTATTCCAGGACCCTGTCCAGAATATCATATTAGCTATCATATTTGCCTATCCTCCTCTTGGCTAGGCTGATACCATATTCTGGTCGGGTATTTGGTAGGATATTCTCAATTGTGATTTGTCTGATGTGTTTCTTCTGATTAGACTGGGATTATGGGCTTAAGGGAGGAAGACCGCAGTGGTAAATCGTCATTCTCACCACATTTGATCAAGGGTACATGCTATCGATGTGAGTTGGTCACTGTCAATATTGACTTTGATCCCCCGGTTAGCGTAGTGTGTCTCAGGTTTCTCTATTGTTCCTTTCCATAGTCTGCACTTCAGTAGGAAATCACTATAAGAAGCCCACACTTAAGAACTGGGGATTATGTTCTATCTCTATGAGTGGGGAGTATGTacacaaattatttgaaattctttggCATGGGAGATTGAtcgatttttccatttatttatgtatttatttattatttatgagtaTGGATtcatggttttttattttgtactttgctTTTAATCCAATACTATTTCATATAATGTTGTGCAAAGTGGATCCCAAAATTCtcttgggagctctttcagttggctcTTGTGTCCCTTTGGCATATTTTCATCATTGCAGGGTTGGTTTGGGATTTTGTTGAGCCCTTCTTAGCTTTCTGTGACTCTAAATATTCCAagtttgttttgtattatttGCCATTGAAACCCTCACACCAGCCATTACTCCacgatttctgtttccttttattggagGATGGTAATTAGAAAGCAAGATCTGAATACTAGGTGTGCTCACTGCTCCTGGGATGACATTGCTACTAGGCTCTCTCAGCTGACAGAGCAAGGAAATAAAGGGGTGTATACTAAGCCATGTAGATACAAATACCTGTAAATAATTCTACAGTAACCATTAGTATCTATATTAAACTAACCACGAGTTTATATTGATGTCTCCAACTCTAATACGTTGCTACATTGAACTTTTTGGTTATTTATATCCTCCACTCCAACCAGAAACTTAGTCCCATCCATTTACTTAGTTGttcaattccatttttatatattttatatatatatatataaatatatgaatatataattatagtaTGTATATAATGGTTTCAGAGTTAACATTTACATCAATGGGAAAGAAGTATATCAACTAGAACACAGTGTTTATGTACAGTTAATGATGCCTTCAGTCTTagagaataaatttatttccaaaattatttatgtaaatacttCCCTACATGATTTCATGAGTATTTTTCATACGATTATAATACAAACATATTCCTTTGTCACATCAGACATTCCATCCTGGCATCTCTAACCTCCTAAATGATGTATAAACTTCACGCACTACGGTTCACTCTGTGTTATAAAATTTAGAGACAGACAGTGTCATGTACCCAACATTAGTATCATGTGGAATGATTTcaccatcctaaaaaaaaaaaaaaaaatcacctgggtTTTAACCTATTTAACTTTTCTCCCATCCAAGCCCCTGGAAACCATTAATATTGTCTCTATAGCtttaccttttccaaaatgtcagaTAAATTGAATGGTAGAGTACTTagtcttttcagactggcttttttcacttgaCCATATGCATGTGAGATCCATTCATTGTCTTTGCGTGGCTTGATATTTGATCCTTTCTCATCATTGAATAATGTTCTATTGTATGGATGTATCACAATTTGTTTACCCATATACCCAcagaaagacatcttggttgtttctgGGTTTGGGCAATTATGCATAAGGCTGTTGTTAACATTCTCATGCAGGCTGTTGTGTGCACATGTGTCTTCAAATCAACTGGACAAATAGCTAAGATTATTCCATAAATGTCAATTAATTCAAGTTGATTGATAGTGTTGTTCTAAGTcttctatatccttactgattttctgtcggCTTGATCTATCAATTACCAAAGAAGGGGTTTTGAAATCTCCGAACTATGAGTGGATTTATTTATCTCCCCTTTAGGTTCTATCAGTTTGCCCCACATATTTTGACACCGTGGTATTAGTTGCATAGATGTGTAGGGTTGTCTGTCTTTTGGGATAACAGATTTCTTTGCCATTAGGTAATGCCCTTTTTCATCCCTAATGATATTTCTGGTTTTGAAGTCTGTcttgtctgatattaataaatttctatttatatcctttcttttGAGTTGTATTGTCATATTATATCATTCTCTACTCTTTACTTTCAACTTACTTGATATGTATAaagtatatatgtcatatatactTTAAgtatattcttgcttttttttttaccacattgacaatccatttttaaatttactatttagatcatttgtctttttttttttttaaatttttatttatttatgatagagagagagagagagaggcagagacataggcagagggagaggcaggctccatgcaccgggagcccgacgtgggattcgatcccgggtctccaggatcgcgccctgggccaaaggcaggcgccaaaccgctgcgccacccagggatccctagatcatttgtctttaaaattattttatacttgggTTAATATCTAACATTCTTGTTAGTGTTTTCCCTTTGTCACATATACTCtttagtttttcctcttttcctgccttctctggTTTTATATGGCATTTGCATGActgcattttatcttttctcattATACTGCAgatatttctttctaattctatTTCCAGTAATTATGAATCCAGTGgtaaaacttttcctttctttatatagATCTCATGCTTCTGATCTATGCCatatttcttctgcctgaaagCTTATTTTACCATTGCTTGCAGGTAAGGTCTGCTGCCAATGAATTCCCATAGGTTTTGTTATGTCTCAGGAAGTTTTTATAACTATCactttgaaggataattttactTTGTAAAGAAGTCTAGAGCAGTggtcttctttcatttcattttctccttgcTTGCCTAATATCTTGTAAGAATCCGATGATAATGCTTACCCTTGTATCTCTAAAAATAAGCCTGCCCACATactgctttcaaaattttttttgtcattgtttttttggAGTTTTTCTGATTATATGCCTAAGTTTGtttattggtatttattttaCTTGGTTATGTTCTCTGAGATTGATGCACCAGGGATCAGCTTGGTGTCTGTCATTCATTTTGTAAAGTTCTCAGtcattattacttcaaatattttttatgctcttttctctctttgcgCTCTTTCTGGTGTCCTAATTACATGTAAATTACACCTTTGGATATAACTATCCTACAGTTCTTGGATGTTCTACatactttttcattcttttttctatatGCATTTTAGCTTGGGAAATTTCTATTGACCTATCTCCAAGTTCATCGATTGTTTTATCAACTGTACTTAGTCTACTGATGAAACCCAtcaaagacattcttcatttctgtcagtttttttcatttctagtatTCCCTCttgatattttttgtttgcttccatCTTCCTGCTTACATTGCCCATCTTGCATGTGATCTATTTTTCCAATGGagctcataaaatatttttcatatttaccttatttaatttttcctagCTTCTTTGAGGTACACTTGACAAAAAAAGTGTATATAATTATTATGTTCAACATGATGGTTTGATATATCTATGTGTTAATTACCACAACCATcctaattaacacatccatcacctcacatatttaccattttttggTGTGGTGATATCAtagttactttaaattctctatatgATAATTCCAAGATCtgtgtcatatctgagtctgTTTCTAATGGTGGCTTTGTTTCTTCAGAGTATGCTTTTTTCCTGGACTTTTTGATATGTCTTGTGATTTTGTTGAAATTCAGGCATGTTTGTAATATCCAGGAATCAATGATATTAGGTAATAGCAATTGAGGTAAATAGACCTTTAGTTGAGCATTTATGTTAATATGGGTAAAAGTTGTGCTGTTTAATGTTTACTGTAGCTAAGGGTACTTCTGAGGACACTATTCTTCTAGTGCCCTTGGTTTTATCTCCTTTCCTCATTTCAGAGTTCCCTGAATTCTCTTCCTTAGAGAGAGTCTGTATCTTGCAGTTATTTCAACTATAATCTCTTGCTCTTACACATGCGCTGTTGGTGTGGTGGGAAGGTGTGTACAAGGAAAagaacttctttaatttttcaattaaatctCCATCTTTCAGTGGACCTGTGTTTCAGGGAGCTGACCTTTATCATATTCTCCAAGCGATATAgagtttttctccttctctccacttTATTACTAGGCTACAATCTATTTTCTCAAAACTCTTCACTTGTTGACTATTGTCTGCCCTTTTCTGTGATATTAGAAGTGTAAAGGGGACTGGGATGAGAGAATGCCCTTTTCTAGCTGGCACAAGCTGAAGGAGCTTCAAGAGCAGGGGGAGATCAGAATCGTCCAGCTAGGCTTTGACTTGGACGCCCATGGGATCATCTTCACTGAGGACTACAGGACCAGAGTCCTCAGGGCCTGTGATGGCCGACCATATGCTGGGGCAGTGCAGAAGTTTCTGGCTTTGGTACTTCCAGCCTGTGGGGACCTTAGCTTCCAGCAGGACCAAATGACAGAGACCTTTGGCTTCAGGGACCCAGAGATCACGCATCTGGTGAATGCTGGAGTCCTCACCGTCCGAGATGCTGGGAGTTGGTGGCTAGCCGTGCCTGGGGCTGGGAgattcatcaaatattttgttaaagggCGCCAGGCTGTCCTCAGCATGGTCCGGAAGGCCAAGTACCAAGAGCTACTCCTATCAGAGCTTTTGGGCCGGCGGGCACCTGCCTCGGTGCGACTTGGCCTCACTTACCACGTGCACGACCTCACTGGGGCCCAGCTAGTGGACTGTGTCTCCATCACTTCTGGAACTCTCCTCCACCTGCCAGAGATGTGAGGAATCTGCTCGTCATTGCATACCTCTGCAGAGTGGGTTGAGAGGGGTCCAGAAGTATGTCCAGTGGTGGATGAGATAGGGTCACCTTGGGAAGACGTAGGAGCCCGGATGAGTATTGGGCTTGCATCTGCATAAAGGGTCAGACGTGATTGCTGCTGTTTACCTGGGCTCTGACCCAGTGGTGGGGTTTGGGCAATGCTTCTCTGCCCTTCTGTGGGACTGGAGCCAGAAACCGTGCCAAGGCCATGGCTCTAGCCTTTCACACAGCAATGTACTGCTGTCGCTCTTGGAATAGGAAGATGGGATTTCTGGGAAGGCTGGTGAGGGAGGGCAGagttctttcttaaatgttaagATCAAGCTGCCAAATAAAGTACAAACCatgtgcaaaacaaaacaaaacaaaattaattatttaaattattaaattaattatcatttaaattattttcccttgtATTTCACAATTATTACTCTTTTTCTCCCTACACAAGTTCCACAAGGATATCTTTCCCCGATCTTTATCCTGAGAAACTGATGGGGTTGCTGGAGATAAGGCCCACAAAAGTCTGAGGGCCCACCTGAGACTGGAGGTCCCCAGGAGTCCCTCACTATGAAGCTAGTCTACACGCTGTCACACATCCAACCTTTTGCGACAGTTACCATCTAAATGCTCCTGACAGTTTATGGGTCAAGTGCCTTTTTCTCCAAGTAAGCAAATCTGAGCTGTGACCCTTTGAATGCATCTCCCTCTAGTTTTCAGGGTGACAATTTGCTCTGCAACTTCATTTCTCTGACGAGTCCAAGAAAagtcaagttttgttttgtttcttttagtttaaCCTTATTATGAAGATTGAGGCATCAAGTTCCACACTGTTTACATATTGGAATTGAAGCAAAAAACCTGTAATGTTTCCTAAGATTCAATACCATTTTACTGGAGTGGCTAAGGTATATGTATCATGTGGTTGGGGGTGACCTGGGGCATGGCAGCAACGTTTAGAGGAACAGGAGCAGGTGTTAGGGCACTTCTAAAgtctttttattacatttttagatAATAGATATTCTGGAACAATGAGGGTTACTGAAGTCTATTCATCAAAAGCATATACTCTAATGGaacatataattttatgtaaaaactTATTTCTTTTACCTGCAAAGAAACTATgtatgaaaaattaaagattcacaagggttcttttttttttttttttttttttcctaatatggcCATGAAGACTTCCAGAGATGTGAAAAGCCACTGGATGAAGTTGGCATATCTTCTTGGATGTTAGTTTTCCTGGAAATTTTAGTGAAATCCCTACAGTAAAGTAGAGAAATATTACACACtacaggaatataaaaaataatgtaaacattaaatataaaacacaagcCTCAGTAAGTCCTTTGCTTTGAGATGTGCCACCTAGATCGCAGTAtagactttcttttcctttgttattaAGGGCACTTTGGTGGAACTTTTATGAAGTTCttagtttataaaattaaaataataaagctctTGAGACATTATTTCTCAAATGAAGTTTCTTAAATGCTTCCAACtactctctcccttcctctccccaaagCTGCTTTATCATTTGTGCTGTATTAAGAGAATGGGGCATATAAAATTACCTTAGAATTATGAttttacaaagcaaaaaatagGCATCCACATCACCCTTTCCTTTTTACCAATTATTCCtgttaaaagctttaaaaaaatatttgcttagaaGTTCATTATAGTCTTAAATTtgcaaaacaatatatatattttttactttttaattttcaatttattttttgtccTGATGCAACTCAACAGAAGTATAAAATGCTACACCCAGTGACACCCCGATTGAGATGCTCCTCATTTGCCCTGGAAACATACTTCTACCCTGTTAGAGAACAGAAGTAGAGTCCTTGAACTTTTTGCTTTCTACAAAAATGTAGTAAAAACTTTCTTGAATTTTATCTACTGAGGAACAAATGTAAAGGGTTGGATGACAGGAACAAAAACAGGACACTCTCTTCCTGGTATTGTGGTACTTTTCAAAAAGATTCAATTATCGAACTTCTTCTATTTGATAAAAAGAGATATGTGATTCATCtttcttttagttatttcttGCTCCTTATTATTGATGAAATCTGGGAATGGAGTACTCTATCGGTATCCTCATACCCAAGTCttcaaataaattagaaattatattGGTTTTTATAAACCTGGATATGTCTAATactttatctaatttttaattttttttcatttaacttttatgttacctttaaaaagtataataaaatcacTGTTTGTGCTAAAGAACAGTCTCCTTAAACATTTCAGACTACTTACAGTCATGATATTAAAAATCACACAACTATTTGTACACAAGATACATTCCTCTTGAAGAGTGacctttctttattattttagatatatttaggAGAAGTTTTAGGTTTTCGTAAACTAATCGGTGTGGCAGTCCTATGACTGGATAaagtatctgtgaaatggagTTCTAGAAGAAGCAAATTTCTAGTACAAACCCTTGGTAAAAAAGAGATTAGAGCTCTTTTGCATGTGTTTAGAAGTTATAAATACCGGgattattttataataacaaaatttactgaatt from Canis lupus baileyi chromosome 34, mCanLup2.hap1, whole genome shotgun sequence harbors:
- the LOC140624564 gene encoding inactive serine/threonine-protein kinase 19-like yields the protein MPFSSWHKLKELQEQGEIRIVQLGFDLDAHGIIFTEDYRTRVLRACDGRPYAGAVQKFLALVLPACGDLSFQQDQMTETFGFRDPEITHLVNAGVLTVRDAGSWWLAVPGAGRFIKYFVKGRQAVLSMVRKAKYQELLLSELLGRRAPASVRLGLTYHVHDLTGAQLVDCVSITSGTLLHLPEM